TTTGCAcaggagacgcatgcagcggatCCTCTTGTCTCCGACGCACCTGAACGCGTTCCAAgctctcggtttctccttcgccggcCTCCTGCCCGCCAGCAGTCGCCTGCGTCGTAGACTCGTCGGGCGGAAGTAGAACGCGGGCGCGACGCAGCAAGACGTTCCCGGGGTGgagatctgcatgcaggaagtTGTTGAGGAGCAGCATTTGCAGAAAGGCATGCAGAGCAGCGAGGCCGATGCGTTCGCGATTCTGAGACAAACAAGCGCACAGCTAAAGACAGGACATTCAGCGGGTCCTCGGCAGGCCGAGGGAAGGCTGACGAACGATGGGCGCGGGGGCGCCTGAAGGAAAACAGCTTTTCACCGCGTCTACACTGAGACTGTGGGGTCATGTTGGTACGCAGTGTCTCGCCACAGGAAGCAAGCTCTTGTCGATTCGCAGACAGAAAAATCTCGGACGACACAGTCTCCCGCTTCTGCTCTGCCGCGCAGAGgcgggaggaggagagagacaagaaacgacGACGTGGAACAGGGAGGAGAACGGAGTGGGTGTCGATTCGATCCTGAGAGTTCTCCACTGGGGCGCCTTTTTTTGCGGCTATCAAACAATTCTCGGCCTTTTCATTGCCTTACCTCGTCTACCTGCCTCGCAGCGATCTTGGCGGCTCTCACCAGCTCCGCCTCCAGACTTGACCCATCATCTGTCTCGAgttctccttcgcttgctctcttcttcactgcctCCCTCGGATGTgagcctctctcttcgctcgcgtGGTGACGGAtctcccctccttctctgtctccgtgtaCGCCTCTGCCAGCTTCGACgtctctgtttgtgtctctcatTCGTTTGCgggcgtctgcgtcgaggaACGTCTGTCGGTCGTCCGACCGAGAAGCGAAGTGCGTCACTGCAGAGAGCAGTCGACTGCcggtctctgcatgcacttctCGCGCCGTCGCTCTGCGGCGCTCGTTGGAGAAGTGAAGCAGCAGGTCGAGGGGGAGTCCTTCTTCAAGAGTCATGACCAACAAGTCTGCGTCgcacagaggcagcagcggcagagGAAACGCCACTCCCGGAGGAGCAGACGGCGACGCATTGGACAGCCgaaacgaaggaagcagaCTCGCCAGCCAAGGAAAtaacggagaaaaaagagaaggagaagaaggagacgaagaagcagcagaaggagacgaagaagatggagaagcgGACGAAGAATGAcggttcttcttccgtttgcagagtggagagagagaagaaggaaacgatgGCGAAGGTAAGTTGAAGTCGTGGCGAAACCTCATGACATTTGACGCCTCCGTTTCCAAGTtgagctgtctctgcatcgtCTCTGCAAATTCCTTGGCTCTGACAGAAATCGGGAGAACAAACACCGCGGGAACCAGCGCTGATGCGGCTACCACCACGACCTGGAGCAACGGTTAAGTCCTAGTGCATGCGCGGTTGAGACGCCTAACGAAATGCCCCCCAAGAATAAGGAACGCCGAATCCCTAAATAAGACGGAGACCGTAAatcgacagcgaagagatTCAGAGCGCCTCCGAAAATGTCTTACGGGGCTGagacaacgcatgcatcccAAAAGGTCGCTGGGTGTGGAAGCGAAATACGCAGAAATACGCAGGTGACACGGTGATGCAGTCGCAACTCGGTGAAAAGGACCGTGAAACAGTGGAGTAGACTGAGACACAAACGTTTGTATCtggacgaaaaggaagaactcCTTCCTGTACATTCTTCGCGAGACATGTGCATGGGCGGACAAGGAGAGTAACCAGTGTCTCATCTTGTTTTCCAGTTGGTCCCTGATTCGCGTTCGCAGATATAAAAAAAGACAACGCCAGACGTCAGCAGGCATCGGCAAGTAATGCATAGACACATGCATACGTACACGCATATAaatgtatctatctatatctgtatctatctacatctatctatatctgtatatatctatatctatatctatatttaatatacatatatatatgcatgtatgtgaCGAGTACAACAGATGGAAACGGGTCGGCTTCTCGCGATGTGTCTTTATACCCTGGGGAGAGATTCAGCCACTGCATGCCTGGCAGGCTGTCAACGAGTTTTGCGAGAGCCTGGAGAATAACCAGGTCTGCCTCCATGGCATCTCTTGTGTTGGGTTTCACGACCTTCAGAGCCACACACATCCACAGGATCTTTTCGCGCGGGTGCTCTTGCAAATCATGGCGCTCTCCGCTCGGACGCTCGCAACGTCCGCCAgctgtttcttcctgtctctgctgtcgcggAGCCAATCTGTCTGCTTCCCAGACGTCTGGCGAGAGGCGTCCGAGCGCCACAGCGTCATCCGACTGCGTTCCACGGGCaaacgccttctctcttcggtcCTCTTCGGCCTCTGCAGAGACCGAGGTCTCCACCACTCTCGCCCCCTCCACGGCCAGAGCCGCCGCTCCGGCAGCCAGGGCCCCAGCCGCCCCTGGCGCCGCGgctgaggagacactggagcCCAACGCGCCTGCAGGGCCCGGCGCCGCGgctgaggagacactggagcCCAACGCGCCTGCAGGACCCGACGCAGCGGCAAGGCCCGCGCAGGTTCCTGCGACAGCCAACGCAGTCGCGCCCGCAGCTTGTGAGTTCGTGGACGCCTCGCGAGGagagtctccttctgtctgcgGTGCGTCGAAAGCGTAAAAGGCCTGGGAGAGAAAGTCGCGATGTGTGGGGTCTTCCAGCCTCAcgtggagacggaggaggccTCGAAAAACGACGGCGATGCAGCCACTCCCCACAGGCctggagacgacagagaaaagaaggactTCGGTCTCCGAGTCGGAATCCGGAGAGAGCAGGCGGGAACCGTCAACAtagagaggggagaggcgaaaagaCAGACCGAGGCGATCTTGCAAGCGCACAGGATAGAAGCAAACCGGAGCGTCTACAGGCGCGGAAGGTGCAGGtacacggagacagaacgatGGGAGAAGGCGTTTCGCCTCGCCTTTCATGGAGTCCTACGGTTTCGAGGTTTGTCCATTCACTGAAAAAACGATGCGTTTCGCTCCTCGTCGGCTGTCAGGCAGAGCTCGACACGAACAGGTTTGCCCAGCGCGACAAGCCCACAAACCTTCTCATTCAGTGCCTTGACAGCGACGCACTCCAACGCATACGCTCAGTTGTTCGCGGAGAGCGGAGAGTCGACCCTCGATAAAAGTCCCCATGTTTCCTTGAAAGAAAACCACCAAATGTACAGCCGGCGATACGTCTCGTAACGGCTGCCTCTGAAACGTCAAgtcttgcatgcgtctctcaCTTCGGATCAAGGATGAGTTCCTCTTTCCAGTCGTCTCCGAAGCGTGATCTCAGGAGAAGCGCAACGTGTGGATAGGCGAACGCAGACCCTGCCGGTTGCCTCTGGAATCTGGACAGAGAACACAGTCCGTCAGAAACAACGCATCGCGTTGGATTGCGTTTgttcgccttttcttttttttgcctgccgcttctttctctcggctgCTTGACGAGTTTCTGCCCCTGCACGTTCACTAGCCGGTATCCTGTTTCCTTGCTGAAGAAACTTGCGCGGGAGCGAGCGGAGAAACCGACACAAGCGAAGCACAGTTCCAAGGACCGAGTGAGAACTGGGAGGCAGGCAGATGAAATGAAAAGACCctcctgtgcatgcagagacgaaacagcgCGTTacaaggaagacgaaaaaatGCCAAGGCCGAGGAGGAAGACCACCGAGATCAATGGTACTCAGTGCGCGACGCACACAACACAACAGGCTGGATCTGCGTAGATGGCTTTGCGGTAGAGTCCACTGGAGCTCGGAAACGAGAGGTGAAACGCCAGCGAATGCGCAAGGTGCCTATGGGGGAATCAAAACGCTGGAAGGTCCCCggaagaagcaagacagGAGCATagacagtggagacggaaggaaaggcgacagcgagTGCGACCGGGCAAAGCCTGAAACACAGAACACCATCGAGTGAAACCGAGCGGAGGACTCAGGACATCTCCGGAGTGGAACTGCGACCGgaacgcgttttcctttcagGGGGCCTACGTCGCGCAGAAGTTGCAAAGGCTCGGGGGAAAAAGGTCGTGGCGAGTCCCCGCCCACTGCGAGAAACcgcaaaaagagaaaagaaggcgcagcCGTGGAAAGAAGTGACAGGcggaacggagaaggagaaaagcaaacagCGAACCACAAAGAGAAAATGCGcggacaaaaagaaaaagagaagaacgagacgcaGGGCGGCAGAACAGCCCTGGCCGACGCAgctacagagagaggcagaggggatgcaaaagagagaaaaagagaatgagaaagaggaaggaagagagagttGAAGGCTgaatgagagagagacgaacgggCTCTGAGAGTtgccgagagagacacggaaggAAACGGTAGTCAACAAGGAAGAAACTGCCCTCCAGCCAAGTCTCACACTGAGGCTTCTCAGCCGAAAGaccagacacagagacggcCTTTCTTGTCGCGACAACCCCCGCCCATCCATGTCTCGCGTTGAACGTTCCAAACAGGCTCCGAGTTCGAGAAAGCAGTCGCTCAGACGCACCTGGAGGCACTTGACGTAGGTGGGTCCAGCAGCAGTCGCAGCTGCGCCAATCATCCGGAACAAGGCTTGCTCGAGAACCTCCTGAAGCGTCTCCGTCGTGTGGCGAGGCGTCTCCGAGCTGTCCcccggtgtatgtacaccggcCAGGTACCGCAGGCCGGCCAGCGCGAGCACGGCGGCTCCGGCGCAGACTGCAAGGGGGAGGGCGACTGCGATCAGTTGCAGGACTTTCCACAGCAGCAAGCATTGCCATCTGATGCGCGCAGAAAGCGACTGCTTCTCTTCGGCATTCTCGCCTGCGTCCGCCTCCCAGGCCTCCGTTTCGGTCTCGGCTTCTGGGGTCACGGTCACGCTGGGCTCCTTCCCCGCGCTCGGCAGtcgggagacgcagagcgccgcgagttcctcttccgcctcgtcGAGAGCGGGAACACCAACGGGGCCGGAGAAAGACGGCGAACGAAGCGAGAACGAGCGGCCTTTCTCGGGATGCAGTCGCCAATCCTCCTCTCCCCGAACAGGGCAAAGAAACTGCGTTTCTGCAGTGTCTGCGAATGCGCGACATGCGGCTGGACGGACACCAGCGCAAGACAGAggggggaagagacagccgcgagacaaacgagaagacgcagatgaagaggcagacgaagaacggggagaagaaagagaatgGGAAGACGGCGAATAGGAAAAAGATGAACTCCGAGAGAGATACAACGAAATGCGAGAACAGCAAGTTGGAGGAGAGGGACCGAGGGATGATGCTTCATAAGAGCTGTCAGGAGTGACATTTCCTCCTTCCACAACTGGAAGAAGCTCCGTCCGTTGGTCGCGGCTGAAACGCGCGCCCTGTTCTCTGCTCGGTTCTCTACTTGACTGGAATTTTCTCGGTCGAGTAGACGCCAGCGACCCCCCCTTGCCGGCCTCAGATGCTTGTCTTCtgttgcctctgtctccacactCCATCTGACCTTCCGCGCCGCATGTCTTCCGGCCGCGgatttcctctctcgtggTTTCCATTTCCTTCATGCGAGCTACGCGCCTTTCTCGTCGCTCAGCTACCGCGCAACCTCGCGCTATCCCCGATTCTCGACTCCTTGGCTTCCCGCGACTGTCGCCTGCGGGTGCCCGAACTTCTTGCCTTGTCGACTCATCAGtgttttgtctctgtgcGGCGGCCTTTCCTCTGAGCGAGCgttcctccttcgtctcttcgcgcGCGATGCTGTCACCCGCAAGAGTTCCAGCGAGcaacagacagaggaacCCAGTCCGAGCCTGCGAAGAGGCAGACCCAGGCGGCAGGCGCACTGCATCCgttccttgttttttcttgcctcgcttctccctctctcggtTCTCTTCTGGCTGCCTGCGACGCGACTTCACTCCTTCTCGATCTCTGCGAGCGCCGCTCTGGCCCGCTCCCTCCGACGCCAGGCTTGAGACTCCCCAAGGAGACAAACACCGACGAGAGAGTCGAGGCGCGACCCAGGAAGGCGCTGAAGCAGACCGTTCTGCGAAAAGAGAGCCacaaaagcgaaagaggaaaacgccaGGTGAGAGCAGAACAGCAAGCAcaacgaagacgagaaaaagaagcatgcagaagagaaaaaaaaggagaagaggaaacgtgGATACGCGCGGACTGAGAGCGCCAGACatgcgggagagaagcaagatgATATGTGGTTAGACACAGACCTGGAACCATTCATCTGATATCGGCTCGCGACGGCCGTATCGCTCGAACAAGAGGCGGAACGCTTCTGAAAGCATCCTGGTTGTCCTCGCCTTGGCTCAAAAAAGAATCCTCTTTTTTATACACTAAACTACGCatgcgaggaagagaaatgaGCAGAAAACTCGCGTTGTTCCTCACACTTACGTCCCCGTCTCAGGCAGGTCTGTTTACGGCGCAACTGCGAAACGGTAACGACGTCGCCTTCTTGGCCTTCGCCTCTGAGCCGGCCGCACCCTCCATCTCGACTCGGGGGAATATTCAGCGACCGAAGGTGAGagcagaaaggcagagaacggACCGCAGATCGGAAAAACAAAGGATGCACAGGCGCAGCCGAGAAAGAAGTAAAACGAGaatgaaaaacagagagagacgatgaagagagagaagagaggggagagggaagagagagagaacgagagagagaaggagaggacagaaTGGAAAGCGAAAGCGTCGGGAAAGAGTTACGCGAAAGGCCTGTGAGGCAGAGACCCAGTCGCGGCGAGTGAGTGCCAGCAGGAGAGGCTGAAGCGCCTGAGGACAAAGGAGACTCctggggagagaaaaagccaGACAGTGACTGCTCGAAAACAGAGTCAGGTCGACAAAACGAggaggacagaaaagaacCGGAGAGAGGTTGCCAAGGGCGGCATCGTAGAGACTCGCGAGGAGCTGACAGCtgagcagcagaggcagacgcagaaggcaaATGCGGACagtgaagaaagacaggagagaaggcgctctgttttcttcttgcgcgagatggaaaaggaagaaaagaacgcgcGTGAGGCGACGCCGGACGAGGTGAGGTCGACAGTGCAAGGCGAAACGTGAGGGGCGCAAGAGGCACCGGCATAGCGGCCTGTTCAGAGGGCACCGGGGAGGAGACTCTCGACAACAGCGTGCGTTGCTCGAAACGTTTTCTCACGAAGCGAAGAGGCCGTccttttgccttcttcttcaactgTCTCGCGTCCGGTCTCCTGTGGGTCGAGAGTggcttgtcttttcttgcgACATAAGCatcttttcttgttctctccccaCTTGGTCCTTCTCCCGACTCTCCCTTCTGCCTGCGCCTCGGTCGTGTACagtgagtgcatgcagaccttATGTCGCTTGCTGAGGATGTCTCCTCTCGGTGTGTCTCCGTCAGAGGGATGAAGGCCTAGGTCCGCATCAACCTCAAAGAAAGGACAGTTCTGCAGACGCTACGCGCCTCGCAGAGTTGCTGTGAGCGTGACGACGAggaccgagaagaagcagaagaaaaggagaagcagagaagaagggcagaagaaggggagggaagaacgggagaagaaggggagaagaagaggagaagaaaaaaaaggaggaagacaaaaagagaggaaacgaaagaaaagagagaggagaccaCAGAGTTGCCGGGCGAAATCTAGCTGCAGCATTGAGCGACAAGGGATGAAGAAAATTGGAGTCAAGTGTAGGCAAAAGAAAGTACGACTTCTGGATACGCTTtaggagggagaagaaaaaaatcTCAGATATATTtaaagaaagaaaagccgttattctgtctttcttttctccctgttTTACTTCTTCGGAAGACAAGCACACAGCGTGCATGACCTGAACAACTTGCGCAACAGCTGTGTCGCACAGCGcgcctctcgagtttctgtccgttttttccttgtctATGAGTAACCTTTCTCGCATTTCTTTTCGGTCTcatttctccttctcttctgtctgcatcTCAGCTTTGCTTCTCCCAACAGATTCTGCTTTGTCGCCTTTCACCCCGTCTATATCTCGTCCCTAATCGTCAATTGGCCTAGTGTTTTCCTTCCCTGTGCTCCAGATGTCTCTGCGCTCAGAGTATTCTCGATGGCGGGCGTTGTCTGAGAAGTCGTTTTCGAGAAATAGAACAAGATATCACTGATTTGAAGCTAACGTCGTTGTGTGGCAAAAGAAGATTCAAAGAGTCTCGCGTCTCACCCAGCCTTTTGGAGGTTGAGGAGCAAACGGGGATGTTTTTTTCAATCTGGTCTTGTTTTCTACGTGAGATGTTGACTCTTCTAGGAGAcgttctgttctctcctcttgaaCCTGCTacatctgtttctctctgtggctcacgcgtctctccctcactTTCGcactgctgtctctgtctctcgtctcaaCGCAGTGAATATGCGTACAGCTCATGTCTCTCGGAGAGTTCGGCCGAGTTAATTGACAGTGCTGCTTCTAGTTAGCGAAAAAATCGCTCCGCCGGCGAGACGAACACTGGACAAGAAGAGATCGGTTGTGGTTTTTTACTTCAGTCTCTCGTTCACCGTTTGTCTCCTGACTTCGGAGCTTTTCTTTTCATTCGACGATCTCTCGTGTTTTTACTTTGTTGGGTCGCCAGTTTCTCTCGAACCGCCAACTCGCGCTGTGAGCAGACCCGTGACGCTCcccagaaagaaagagctGGAAAATAGGTAATCGCGTTCGTTAGTTACCTTGCTTCAAGAAGAGAAtgagcgagagaaacgtcCTAGAGGTCGTTCCCCTGTGCCTTTCCTGTCTGGCTTCCGGCAATAAGCAGGAACGCCCAAAGTTCACCGTACGCAGACACGCAGAAAAGACACCGCCGTTGGAGGTAGAGAATCGAAGAGCCTAGTTTTCGCTTGGGGCgcatgcttctt
This genomic interval from Toxoplasma gondii ME49 chromosome VIIb, whole genome shotgun sequence contains the following:
- a CDS encoding ABC1 family protein (encoded by transcript TGME49_259115); this encodes MPVPLAPLTFRLALSTSPRPASPHARSFLPFPSRARRKQSAFSPVFLHCPHLPSASASAAQLSAPRESLRCRPWQPLSGSFLSSSFCRPDSVFEQSLSGFFSPQESPLSSGASASPAGTHSPRLGLCLTGLSRNSFPTLSLSILSSPSLSRSLSLPSPLSSLSSSSLSVFHSRFTSFSAAPVHPLFFRSAVRSLPFCSHLRSLNIPPSRDGGCGRLRGEGQEGDVVTVSQLRRKQTCLRRGQRSASAPSWVAPRLSRRCLSPWGVSSLASEGAGQSGARRDREGVKSRRRQPEENREREKRGKKKQGTDAVRLPPGSASSQARTGFLCLLLAGTLAGDSIAREETKEERSLRGKAAAQRQNTDESTRQEVRAPAGDSRGKPRSRESGIARGCAVAERRERRVARMKEMETTREEIRGRKTCGAEGQMECGDRGNRRQASEAGKGGSLASTRPRKFQSSREPSREQGARFSRDQRTELLPVVEGGNVTPDSSYEASSLGPSPPTCCSRISLYLSRSSSFSYSPSSHSLSSPRSSSASSSASSRLSRGCLFPPLSCAGVRPAACRAFADTAETQFLCPVRGEEDWRLHPEKGRSFSLRSPSFSGPVGVPALDEAEEELAALCVSRLPSAGKEPSVTVTPEAETETEAWEADAGENAEEKQSLSARIRWQCLLLWKVLQLIAVALPLAVCAGAAVLALAGLRYLAGVHTPGDSSETPRHTTETLQEVLEQALFRMIGAAATAAGPTYVKCLQWAGTRHDLFPPSLCNFCATFQRQPAGSAFAYPHVALLLRSRFGDDWKEELILDPKPVGSGCIAVVFRGLLRLHVRLEDPTHRDFLSQAFYAFDAPQTEGDSPREASTNSQAAGATALAVAGTCAGLAAASGPAGALGSSVSSAAAPGPAGALGSSVSSAAAPGAAGALAAGAAALAVEGARVVETSVSAEAEEDRREKAFARGTQSDDAVALGRLSPDVWEADRLAPRQQRQEETAGGRCERPSGERHDLQEHPREKILWMCVALKVVKPNTRDAMEADLVILQALAKLVDSLPGMQWLNLSPGAKEFAETMQRQLNLETEASNVMRFRHDFNLPSPSFPSSLSPLCKRKKNRHSSSASPSSSSPSAASSSPSSPSLFSPLFPWLASLLPSFRLSNASPSAPPGVAFPLPLLPLCDADLLVMTLEEGLPLDLLLHFSNERRRATAREVHAETGSRLLSAVTHFASRSDDRQTFLDADARKRMRDTNRDVEAGRGVHGDREGGEIRHHASEERGSHPREAVKKRASEGELETDDGSSLEAELVRAAKIAARQVDENRERIGLAALHAFLQMLLLNNFLHADLHPGNVLLRRARVLLPPDESTTQATAGGQEAGEGETESLERVQSVGALSKHASSAIPVIPLARFGPRDSNDRSHRPQTQSLSPAAAPSSSPPLSPSTSSSPSSSSSASSSSSASFSSSPSSLSSVEEDHGESEVRIRDSCFSPQLQLVFLDSGLAASLDGPDFENFLLLLKAVALARGEQAGRLLVERARRRLADSDAEAFVRGVAEVVKKYHSEDGDGFRLAAVQLGEVFSKMFELSRQHRVVLDSQFANVFLAMSILEGVGKQLDPHVDVLKTALPYTIRAVKKLYLSRKIQGQSRGDGREDAISELVS